One window from the genome of Ailuropoda melanoleuca isolate Jingjing chromosome 5, ASM200744v2, whole genome shotgun sequence encodes:
- the DAXX gene encoding death domain-associated protein 6 isoform X2, with amino-acid sequence MATANSIIVLDDDDEDEAAAQPGPSHPPPNPASPRAEAPGSSQPHGAGGSSSSGGKKCYKLENEKLFEEAHSAKKKLNLAPAATTSSEPSGNNPPTDPSSDPTNAETTASEAPRTRGSRRQIQRLEQLLALYVAEIRRLQEKELDLSELDDPDSTYLQEARLKRKLIRLFGRLCELKDCSSLTGRVIEQRIPYRGTRYPEVNRRIERLINKPGPDTFPDYGDVLRAVEKAAARHSLGLPRQQLQLMAQDAFRDVGIRLQERRHLDLIYNFGCHLTDDYRPGIDPALSDPALARRLRENRSLAMSRLDEVISKYAMMQDKSEEGERQKRRARLPQATSSHTADPPKASLDSGEGPSGMASQECPTTSKPETDDEEDEESDEEEEEEEEEEEEEEEEEATDSEEEEDLEQMQEGQGDDEEEEEEEEAGQDGEKSPLSPPRISTEKNLEPSKGIGRSVGEPQNKGLIVSPSSLSEEPLAPSSIDAESNGEHPEELPLEEESPMSQLFELEIEALPLDTTPSPEERDISSSRKQSEDPLTTVLENGAAMVTSTSFNGGVSPHTWGDSCPPCKKSRKEKQTGAGPLGNSYLERQRAVHEKNGKKIPTLSSPPSPLTCMAPVADSSTRVDSPSHGLVTSSLCSPSPARLSQTPHSQPSRPGTYKMSVATQCDPEEIIVLSDSD; translated from the exons ATGGCCACCGCTAACAGCATCATCGTGCTGGATGATGATGACGAAGATGAAGCAGCTGCTCAGCCAGggccctcccacccaccccccaatcCGGCCTCACCCCGGGCAGAAGCCCCTGGCTCCTCCCAGCCCCATGGGGCTGGAGGAAGCAGTAGTTCTGGCGGCAAGAAATGCTACAAGTTGGAGAATGAGAAGCTGTTTGAAGAG GCCCATTCAGCCAAGAAGAAGCTGAACCTGGCCCCTGCTGCCACCACCTCTAGTGAACCCTCCGGGAATAACCCTCCCACAGACCCCTCCTCGGACCCCACAAATGCTGAGACCACTGCCTCTGAGGCCCCAAGGACCCGTGGTTCCCGGCGGCAGATCCAGCGCTTGGAGCAGCTGCTAGCACTCTATGTGGCAGAGATCCGGCGGCTGCAGGAAAAGGAGTTGGATCTCTCAGAATTGGACGACCCAGACTCCACATACTTGCAGGAAGCAAGGTTGAAGCGTAAGCTGATCCGCCTCTTTGGGCGGCTGTGTGAGCTCAAAGACTGTTCTTCCCTGACGGGTCGTGTCATAGAGCAACGCATCCCCTACCGTGGCACCCGCTACCCAGAGGTTAACAGGCGCATTGAGCGGCTCATCAACAAACCGGGGCCAGATACCTTCCCTGACTATGGAGATGTGCTGCGGGCTGTGGAGAAGGCAGCTGCTCGGCACAGCCTTGGCCTCCCCCGACAGCAGCTCCAGCTCATGGCTCAGGATGCCTTCCGAGATGTGGGCATCAGGTTACAGGAGCGCCGCCACCTTGATCTCATCTACAACTTTGGCTGTCACCTCACAGATGACTATAGGCCAG GCATTGACCCTGCACTGTCAGATCCTGCCTTAGCCCGGCGCCTGCGAGAAAACCGGAGCTTGGCTATGAGCCGGCTGGATGAGGTCATCTCCAAATATGCAATGATGCAAGACAAGAGTGAGGAGGgcgagagacagaagagaagagctCGGCTTCCCCAAGCTACCTCTTCCCACACTGCAGACCCCCCCAAAGCCTCTTTGGATTCTGGTGAG GGCCCTAGTGGGATGGCATCCCAGGAGTGCCCTACCACCTCCAAGCCCGAGACAGATGATGAAGAAGATGAGGAAAGtgatgaggaagaagaagaagaggaagaagaagaggaggaggaagaagaggaggaggccaCAGATTCTGAAGAAGAGGAGGATCTTGAACAGATGCAGGAAGGTCAGGGGGAcgatgaagaggaggaggaggaggaggaagcag gtcAGGATGGAGAGAAGAGCCCTCTGTCCCCACCACGGATCTCCACTGAAAAGAATCTGGAACCTAGCAAGGGGATTGGCAGGTCTGTTGGGGAGCCGCAAAACAAAGGACTCATAGTGTCACCGTCTTCACTGTCAGAAGAGCCCTTGGCCCCCTCCAGCATAGATGCTGAAAGCAACGGAGAACACCCTGAGGAGCTACCCCTGGAGGAAGAGAGCCCTATGTCTCAGCTATTTGAGCTAGAGATCGAAGCCTTGCCCCTGGATACCACTCCTTCCCCTGAGGAGAGGGACATTTCCTCTTCCAGAAAGCAATCAGAGGATCCCCTCACCACTGTCTTGGAGAATGGAGCAGCCATGGTCACCTCCACTTCCTTCAATGGAGGTGTCTCTCCTCACACCTGGGGAGATTCCTGTCCCCCCTGCAAGAAGTCTCggaaggagaagcaaactggAGCAGGACCGCTAGGAAATAG CTATTTGGAAAGGCAAAGGGCAGTGCATgagaagaatgggaagaagataCCTACCCTGTCCAGCCCACCTTCCCCCCTGACTTGCATGGCCCCAGTTGCTGATTCCTCGACAAGAGTGGACTCCCCTAGCCATGGCCTGGTGACCAGCTCCCTTTGTAGCCCATCTCCAGCCCGGTTGTCCCAAACCCCCCATTCACAACCCTCTCGGCCTGGTACTTACAAG ATGAGTGTGGCCACACAGTGCGATCCAGAGGAGATCATCGTGCTCTCAGACTCTGATtag
- the SMIM40 gene encoding small integral membrane protein 40 encodes MAEGEGNVDEEDVFLAFAQGPCPPRSPLRRALDKVFIIFLALILTLLTLEAVCKLLWLLPWAKFGDWLLRTPQKEEELEL; translated from the coding sequence ATGGCGGAGGGGGAAGGTAACGTGGATGAGGAGGATGTGTTCCTGGCATTTGCCCAGGGTCCCTGTCCTCCGAGGAGTCCCCTGCGCCGGGCCTTGGACAAGGTCTTCATTATCTTCCTGGCCCTCATCCTCACACTACTGACACTGGAGGCTGTTTGTAAGCTGCTGTGGCTGCTGCCATGGGCAAAGTTTGGGGACTGGCTCCTGAGAACACctcagaaggaggaggagctggaatTGTGA
- the ZBTB22 gene encoding zinc finger and BTB domain-containing protein 22 has translation MEPSPLSPGGAALPLPLSLAPPALPLPAAAVVHVSFPEVTSALLESLNQQRLQGQLCDVSIRVQGREFRAHRAVLAASSPYFHDQVLLKGMTSISLPSVMDPGAFETVLASAYTGRLSMAAADIVNFLTVGSVLQMWHIVDKCTELLREGRASATTTITTAAATSATVPGAGVPSGSGATVAPATMGSVRSHASSRASENQSPSSSNYFSPRESTDFSSSSQEAFAASAVGSGERRGGGPVFPAPVVGSGGATSGKLLLEADELCDDGGDGRGAVVPGAGLRRPTYAPPSIMPQKHWVYVKRGGNSPAPAPLVPQDPDLEEDDEEEDLVLTCEDDEDEELGGGSRVPEAGGPEATLSISDVRTLTEPPDKGEEQVNFCESSNDFGSYEGGGAGAGLDDSGGPTPSSYAPSHPPRPLLPLDMQGNQILVFPSSSSSSSSSQAPGQPPGNQAEHGAVTLGGTSAGALGMPGGAGGTPGGTGGGDGNKIFLCHCGKAFSHKSMRDRHVNMHLNLRPFDCPVCNKKFKMKHHLTEHMKTHTGLKPYECGVCAKKFMWRDSFMRHRGHCERRHRLGGGGPGPGGPAGPALPPKRESPGVGGGSGDEASGATPQSSRRVWSPPSVHKVEMGFGGGGGTN, from the coding sequence ATGGAgccatctcctctctctcccgGTGGGGCAGCACTCCCCCTGCCTCTATCACTGGCCCCACCCGCACTGCCCCTGCCTGCAGCTGCAGTGGTACACGTGTCCTTCCCTGAGGTGACCAGTGCCCTCCTGGAGTCCCTCAATCAGCAGCGGCTACAGGGCCAGCTCTGCGATGTGTCCATCCGAGTGCAGGGCCGGGAGTTCAGGGCTCATCGTGCTGTCCTGGCTGCCTCCTCCCCTTACTTCCACGACCAGGTTTTACTCAAGGGCATGACCTCCATCTCGCTGCCCAGCGTCATGGACCCAGGCGCCTTCGAGACTGTCCTGGCTTCGGCTTACACTGGCCGCCTCAGCATGGCTGCTGCTGACATTGTCAACTTCCTCACAGTGGGGTCGGTGCTCCAAATGTGGCACATTGTGGATAAGTGCACGGAACTCCTCCGCGAAGGCCGGGCTtccgccaccaccaccatcaccactgctgCAGCCACCTCTGCCACTGTCCCTGGTGCTGGGGTCCCATCAGGGAGCGGGGCCACCGTGGCCCCTGCCACCATGGGCTCTGTGCGTTCCCATGCCTCCAGCCGGGCCAGTGAGAATCAGTCCCCCAGCAGCAGCAACTACTTCAGCCCCCGAGAGTCCACTGATTTCTCATCTTCCTCCCAAGAGGCATTTGCAGCTTCGGCAGTGGGCAGTGGCGAGCGTCGAGGAGGTGGCCCTGTATTCCCAGCCCCTGTGGTTGGCAGTGGGGGGGCTACTTCTGGGAAGCTGCTGCTAGAGGCAGATGAGCTATGCGACGATGGCGGGGATGGGAGGGGTGCTGTGGTTCCTGGGGCTGGGCTCCGGCGGCCCACCTACGCACCGCCCAGCATCATGCCACAGAAGCACTGGGTATACGTGAAGCGGGGTGGAAACAGCCCAGCACCAGCACCCCTCGTTCCTCAAGACCCAGATCTGGAAGAGGATGATGAGGAGGAAGACCTGGTGTTGACCTGTGAGGATGATGAAGATGAAGAGCTGGGGGGTGGCTCCAGGGTTCCCGAGGCTGGGGGACCTGAGGCTACTCTTAGCATAAGTGATGTCCGGACCCTAACTGAGCCTCCGGACAAGGGAGAGGAGCAGGTCAATTTCTGTGAGTCTTCCAATGACTTTGGCTCCTatgagggtgggggtgctggggcagGGCTTGACGATTCAGGGGGGCCAACCCCTTCCTCCtatgccccctcccaccctccgAGGCCCCTGCTTCCCCTGGACATGCAGGGCAACCAGATCCTAGTCTTCCCATCgtcttcatcttcctcctcctcctcacaggCTCCAGGCCAGCCACCAGGGAACCAAGCTGAACACGGGGCAGTGACCCTGGGGGGCACCTCGGCAGGTGCCCTGGGCATGCCCGGTGGTGCCGGGGGGACCCCTGGAGGGACAGGCGGTGGGGATGGGAATAAGATCTTTTTGTGCCACTGTGGGAAGGCCTTCTCCCACAAGAGCATGCGCGATCGGCACGTGAATATGCACCTCAACCTGCGGCCCTTTGACTGCCCCGTGTGCAACAAAAAGTTTAAGATGAAGCACCACCTGACCGAGCACATGAAGACACACACAGGTCTCAAACCCTATGAGTGTGGCGTCTGCGCCAAGAAGTTCATGTGGCGAGACAGCTTCATGCGCCACCGGGGACACTGTGAGCGCCGGCACCGCCTGGGCGGGGGCGGGCCGGGACCCGGGGGGCCTGCGGGGCCAGCCTTGCCACCCAAGAGAGAGTCCCCTGGAGTGGGCGGGGGCAGCGGCGATGAGGCGAGTGGGGCCACGCCCCAGTCCAGCCGAAGGGTCTGGTCCCCACCCAGCGTCCACAAGGTGGAGATGGGCTTTGGTGGAGGTGGAGGAACAAACTGA
- the TAPBP gene encoding tapasin encodes MEPLSLLLAVALALVTAVSAGPGVIECWMVEDAGGGRLTKKPAALLLRQGPGTPPPRPDLEPELYLKVHDPAAALQAAFRRYPSDAPAPRCELSRYVPLPAAAKWARGLTPEQSCPRSLDGTWLMVSISSPIVSLSSLLRPQSEPQPEPALITLATAVLTVLTHTPTPRIQLGQDALLDLNFAYMPPTSEATTSLARGPPPFGLEWRRQHLGKGHLLLAATPGLGEQMPAAQEGTVAFAAWDDDEPWGPWTGNGTLWLPAVQPFQEGAYLATVHLPYLQGQVTLELAVQKPPKVSLMPAPLVWAAPGEAPPELLCHVSHFYPSEGLEVEWELRGGPEGSFQKAEGQRWLSALRHHSDGSVSLSAHLQPIPVTAKHHGARYACRVHHPTLPALGRSAEVTLEVAGLSGPSLEDGVGLFLSAFLLLGLIKALGWAAAYKSTWKESKEKKAQ; translated from the exons ATGgagcccctctctctgctcctcgcGGTGGCTTTGG ccttgGTGACCGCCGTCTCGGCGGGACCCGGGGTGATAGAATGCTGGATGGTGGAGGATGCGGGCGGGGGCCGCCTGACCAAGAAACCCGCCGCACTGCTGCTGCGCCAGGGCCCGGGGACGCCACCTCCCCGACCGGACCTCGAACCCGAGCTCTACCTCAAAGTGCATG ACCCCGCGGCAGCGCTCCAGGCTGCCTTCCGCCGGTACCCCTCCGACGCCCCCGCGCCACGCTGCGAGCTGAGCCGCTACGTCCCGCTCCCCGCCGCGGCGAAGTGGGCCAGGGGACTGACCCCCGAGCAGAGCTGCCCGCGGTCCCTGGACGGGACTTGGCTCATGGTCAGCATATCTAGCCCGATCGTcagcctctccagcctcctcagACCGCAGTCGGAGCCTCAGCCCGAGCCTGCTCTCATCACCTTGGCAACAG CTGTGCTGACTGTCctcacccacacccccacccctcggATCCAACTGGGACAAGATGCTCTGCTGGACTTGAACTTTGCCTACATGCCCCCCACCTCTGAAGCCACTACATCTCTGGCCCGAGGTCCCCCTCCCTTCGGGCTGGAGTGGCGACGCCAGCACCTGGGAAAGGGGCACCTACTCCTGGCTGCAACTCCAGGGCTGGGTGAGCAGATGCCAGCAGCCCAGGAGGGGACAGTGGCGTTTGCCGCTTGGGATGATGATGAGCCTTGGGGTCCATGGACTGGAAATGGGACCCTCTGGCTGCCTGCAGTACAGCCCTTCCAGGAGGGCGCCTATCTGGCCACCGTACATCTGCCGTACCTGCAAGGGCAGGTCACCCTGGAGCTTGCTGTACAGA AGCCCCCCAAAGTATCCCTGATGCCGGCACCTCTTGTATGGGCTGCCCCCGGGGAGGCACCCCCTGAGTTGCTCTGCCACGTATCCCACTTCTATCCCTCCGAGGGCCTGGAGGTGGAGTGGGAGCTGCGGGGTGGCCCAGAAGGCAGCTTTCAGAAGGCCGAGGGGCAGAGGTGGCTCTCTGCCCTGCGCCACCACTCAGACGGCTCTGTCAGCCTCTCTGCGCACCTGCAGCCCATCCCGGTCACAGCCAAACACCATGGAGCGCGCTACGCTTGTCGTGTCCACCACCCCACTCTGCCCGCCTTGGGGCGCAGCGCCGAGGTCACCCTGGAGGTGGCAG GTCTCTCTGGGCCCTCCCTAGAGGACGGCGTGGGCCTCTTCCTGTCCGCCTTTCTCCTCCTCGGGCTCATCAAAGCGCTGGGCTGGGCAG CTGCCTACAAGTCCACTTGGAAGGAGTCAAAGGAGAAG
- the DAXX gene encoding death domain-associated protein 6 isoform X1: MATANSIIVLDDDDEDEAAAQPGPSHPPPNPASPRAEAPGSSQPHGAGGSSSSGGKKCYKLENEKLFEEFLELCKTQTADHPEVVPFLYNRQQRAHSLFLASAEFCNILSRVLSRAQSRPAKLYVYINELCTVLKAHSAKKKLNLAPAATTSSEPSGNNPPTDPSSDPTNAETTASEAPRTRGSRRQIQRLEQLLALYVAEIRRLQEKELDLSELDDPDSTYLQEARLKRKLIRLFGRLCELKDCSSLTGRVIEQRIPYRGTRYPEVNRRIERLINKPGPDTFPDYGDVLRAVEKAAARHSLGLPRQQLQLMAQDAFRDVGIRLQERRHLDLIYNFGCHLTDDYRPGIDPALSDPALARRLRENRSLAMSRLDEVISKYAMMQDKSEEGERQKRRARLPQATSSHTADPPKASLDSGEGPSGMASQECPTTSKPETDDEEDEESDEEEEEEEEEEEEEEEEEATDSEEEEDLEQMQEGQGDDEEEEEEEEAGQDGEKSPLSPPRISTEKNLEPSKGIGRSVGEPQNKGLIVSPSSLSEEPLAPSSIDAESNGEHPEELPLEEESPMSQLFELEIEALPLDTTPSPEERDISSSRKQSEDPLTTVLENGAAMVTSTSFNGGVSPHTWGDSCPPCKKSRKEKQTGAGPLGNSYLERQRAVHEKNGKKIPTLSSPPSPLTCMAPVADSSTRVDSPSHGLVTSSLCSPSPARLSQTPHSQPSRPGTYKMSVATQCDPEEIIVLSDSD, from the exons ATGGCCACCGCTAACAGCATCATCGTGCTGGATGATGATGACGAAGATGAAGCAGCTGCTCAGCCAGggccctcccacccaccccccaatcCGGCCTCACCCCGGGCAGAAGCCCCTGGCTCCTCCCAGCCCCATGGGGCTGGAGGAAGCAGTAGTTCTGGCGGCAAGAAATGCTACAAGTTGGAGAATGAGAAGCTGTTTGAAGAG TTCCTTGAACTGTGTAAGACGCAGACAGCAGACCACCCTGAGGTGGTCCCATTTCTCTATAACCGGCAGCAGCGTGCCCACTCTCTGTTTTTGGCCTCAGCGGAGTTCTGCAACATCCTCTCTCGGGTCCTGTCTCGGGCCCAGAGTCGGCCAGCTAAGCTCTATGTCTACATTAATGAGCTCTGCACTGTTCTCAAGGCCCATTCAGCCAAGAAGAAGCTGAACCTGGCCCCTGCTGCCACCACCTCTAGTGAACCCTCCGGGAATAACCCTCCCACAGACCCCTCCTCGGACCCCACAAATGCTGAGACCACTGCCTCTGAGGCCCCAAGGACCCGTGGTTCCCGGCGGCAGATCCAGCGCTTGGAGCAGCTGCTAGCACTCTATGTGGCAGAGATCCGGCGGCTGCAGGAAAAGGAGTTGGATCTCTCAGAATTGGACGACCCAGACTCCACATACTTGCAGGAAGCAAGGTTGAAGCGTAAGCTGATCCGCCTCTTTGGGCGGCTGTGTGAGCTCAAAGACTGTTCTTCCCTGACGGGTCGTGTCATAGAGCAACGCATCCCCTACCGTGGCACCCGCTACCCAGAGGTTAACAGGCGCATTGAGCGGCTCATCAACAAACCGGGGCCAGATACCTTCCCTGACTATGGAGATGTGCTGCGGGCTGTGGAGAAGGCAGCTGCTCGGCACAGCCTTGGCCTCCCCCGACAGCAGCTCCAGCTCATGGCTCAGGATGCCTTCCGAGATGTGGGCATCAGGTTACAGGAGCGCCGCCACCTTGATCTCATCTACAACTTTGGCTGTCACCTCACAGATGACTATAGGCCAG GCATTGACCCTGCACTGTCAGATCCTGCCTTAGCCCGGCGCCTGCGAGAAAACCGGAGCTTGGCTATGAGCCGGCTGGATGAGGTCATCTCCAAATATGCAATGATGCAAGACAAGAGTGAGGAGGgcgagagacagaagagaagagctCGGCTTCCCCAAGCTACCTCTTCCCACACTGCAGACCCCCCCAAAGCCTCTTTGGATTCTGGTGAG GGCCCTAGTGGGATGGCATCCCAGGAGTGCCCTACCACCTCCAAGCCCGAGACAGATGATGAAGAAGATGAGGAAAGtgatgaggaagaagaagaagaggaagaagaagaggaggaggaagaagaggaggaggccaCAGATTCTGAAGAAGAGGAGGATCTTGAACAGATGCAGGAAGGTCAGGGGGAcgatgaagaggaggaggaggaggaggaagcag gtcAGGATGGAGAGAAGAGCCCTCTGTCCCCACCACGGATCTCCACTGAAAAGAATCTGGAACCTAGCAAGGGGATTGGCAGGTCTGTTGGGGAGCCGCAAAACAAAGGACTCATAGTGTCACCGTCTTCACTGTCAGAAGAGCCCTTGGCCCCCTCCAGCATAGATGCTGAAAGCAACGGAGAACACCCTGAGGAGCTACCCCTGGAGGAAGAGAGCCCTATGTCTCAGCTATTTGAGCTAGAGATCGAAGCCTTGCCCCTGGATACCACTCCTTCCCCTGAGGAGAGGGACATTTCCTCTTCCAGAAAGCAATCAGAGGATCCCCTCACCACTGTCTTGGAGAATGGAGCAGCCATGGTCACCTCCACTTCCTTCAATGGAGGTGTCTCTCCTCACACCTGGGGAGATTCCTGTCCCCCCTGCAAGAAGTCTCggaaggagaagcaaactggAGCAGGACCGCTAGGAAATAG CTATTTGGAAAGGCAAAGGGCAGTGCATgagaagaatgggaagaagataCCTACCCTGTCCAGCCCACCTTCCCCCCTGACTTGCATGGCCCCAGTTGCTGATTCCTCGACAAGAGTGGACTCCCCTAGCCATGGCCTGGTGACCAGCTCCCTTTGTAGCCCATCTCCAGCCCGGTTGTCCCAAACCCCCCATTCACAACCCTCTCGGCCTGGTACTTACAAG ATGAGTGTGGCCACACAGTGCGATCCAGAGGAGATCATCGTGCTCTCAGACTCTGATtag